The Thermodesulfobacteriota bacterium genome has a segment encoding these proteins:
- a CDS encoding transposase, with the protein MSDTGLYKGKYRTESTRLKEWDYSSFGHYFVTICTKNRECVFGEIAVGKMELSKIGEMVMQYWLEIPRQFHNVKLDEFVIMPNHVHGIVTIEKRNDKDATNCRDGINPVSTIRQNPMLSERSLFKIIRWFKGRCTYEIIGC; encoded by the coding sequence ATGTCTGACACAGGTTTATACAAAGGCAAATACCGTACCGAATCCACCCGATTAAAGGAATGGGATTATTCCTCTTTTGGTCATTATTTCGTGACGATTTGTACGAAAAATCGGGAATGTGTATTTGGTGAGATCGCAGTTGGGAAAATGGAATTATCTAAAATTGGAGAAATGGTCATGCAATATTGGCTAGAAATCCCTCGGCAATTTCATAATGTTAAATTAGATGAATTTGTGATTATGCCAAATCATGTTCATGGGATTGTAACAATTGAAAAACGAAATGATAAAGATGCAACTAATTGTAGAGACGGGATTAATCCCGTCTCTACAATTAGACAGAATCCAATGCTGTCAGAACGCTCGTTATTCAAGATAATTCGCTGGTTTAAAGGAAGATGCACCTATGAAATAATAGGATGCTAA
- the nifS gene encoding cysteine desulfurase NifS, with product MKKIYLDYNATTPVDPRVFEAMIPYLKEEYGNPSSIHSFGSRGKAALDNSREQVAELLGARPKEIVFTSCGSESNNFAIKGVAIGLREKGNHLITTQVEHASVIETFRFLEDQGFKVTYLSVDKDGLINLDELRDAITDQTILVSVMSANNETGVIMPIKEIAEIVKEKGVILHTDAVQAAGKMEIDLKNIPVDLLSISGHKLYGPKGVGATYIGTNVGTRHGLFLKPIIHGGGQERGRRSGTENVAGIVGLGKACEIAKEEVRSQESEYRIKSLRDELCRGIMERIDGVKLNGHPEKRLSNTLNLSFDGAEGDSLVMNLDLEGIAVSTGSACSEGNVEPSHVLLAMGLTREEAVSSLRFSLGRFTKKEDVDRVINVLPNIVQRIRTIRRDAIHGVS from the coding sequence ATGAAAAAAATATATCTAGACTACAATGCAACAACTCCTGTCGACCCTCGGGTTTTTGAGGCAATGATTCCTTACCTCAAAGAGGAATATGGCAATCCTTCGAGCATTCATTCCTTCGGAAGTCGAGGTAAAGCCGCACTCGACAACTCCAGAGAACAGGTTGCAGAACTCCTCGGAGCTCGACCCAAGGAGATCGTTTTCACCTCCTGCGGAAGTGAAAGCAACAATTTCGCCATAAAGGGCGTGGCAATTGGTTTAAGGGAGAAAGGAAATCATTTAATCACCACCCAGGTAGAACACGCCTCGGTGATCGAAACCTTCCGATTCCTCGAAGACCAAGGGTTTAAAGTCACATACCTGAGCGTCGATAAAGATGGACTTATAAATTTAGATGAGCTTAGAGACGCCATAACCGACCAAACCATTCTGGTCTCCGTCATGTCTGCCAACAACGAAACCGGGGTAATCATGCCGATTAAAGAGATTGCCGAGATAGTTAAAGAGAAAGGAGTTATCCTCCACACCGACGCCGTTCAGGCAGCAGGAAAGATGGAGATAGATTTGAAGAATATCCCTGTTGACCTTCTTTCCATTTCCGGCCACAAGCTATACGGGCCGAAAGGCGTGGGTGCTACTTACATAGGAACCAATGTAGGAACACGCCATGGCCTGTTCCTAAAGCCAATAATCCACGGAGGCGGGCAGGAGAGAGGAAGACGTTCTGGAACAGAGAACGTGGCCGGGATTGTAGGACTGGGAAAAGCTTGCGAGATTGCAAAAGAAGAAGTCAGGAGTCAGGAGTCGGAATACCGAATAAAAAGCTTGAGAGATGAACTCTGCAGAGGAATCATGGAGAGGATAGATGGGGTTAAACTGAACGGCCATCCGGAAAAAAGGCTCTCCAATACACTCAACTTGAGTTTTGATGGAGCAGAGGGTGACTCGCTGGTAATGAATCTCGACCTCGAAGGAATTGCAGTGTCGACCGGTTCCGCCTGTTCCGAGGGAAACGTCGAGCCCTCGCATGTGCTCCTGGCTATGGGACTGACCAGGGAAGAAGCTGTTTCATCCCTCCGGTTCAGCCTGGGAAGATTTACGAAGAAGGAGGATGTAGATCGGGTAATAAATGTTTTGCCCAACATTGTGCAAAGAATAAGAACGATTCGTAGAGACGCCATTCATGGCGTCTCCTGA